TggggcagaggtcatggaggggtgcggTCTACTGGCTTGTTTTCCAGGCTTGCTCTGCTGGCTTCCAGAGAGCTCCCGGGACCACCTGCTGGGGTGGCCGCACCCACACTGGGTTGAGTCCTCAGACAGCTATCTTCAACCAggctatggaggcattttctcaattaagattcttttttcagctgctggtggtggtgcacacctttaatccaagcatttaggaggcagagacagagggagctctgtgagttcgaggccagcaaaGATTCTTTCTTcatgaaactggagagatggttgggaGTTAAGAGCAtcgtctgttcttccaaaggactagggttcaattcctagcacctacaggGCAGTTTAGCTCTGTTTATGGAATTCCAGTTCcacactctctctcttacacacacacacacacacacacacacacacgcatctaaTAAACGTCAAGTTGACAGAACTAGCCTgatgtttattataaataatggtGCTTGTTACTAAGCCTGATTACCtgaaattgaacccagaactttttctttttcttccttcctttcccactttgtttgtttttttcaagtcagggtttcactgtgtagtgaattctgtagaccagccaggctggccttgaactcaggactgcctgcctctgcctctccctcccagggctggaattaaaaggcACAACTGACCGCAGAAACTTTTAATGAATTAGGTCTATGCCAGTGCTGTGGCACTCATCTGCAGAAGTGGTGGCATTGAAAGGGCTTTGACAACAGCCCAGATCAGGGGATTCAGAGTCCCCAAGTGAGAGGCTGTGCATTCCGGAGCAGGAACAATTACTTAGCAAGGAACTGAATGGCGTGAGCACCCCCTGCTGACCAGTGCTGGGAATGTGCCAGAGGCACCCACCAGCTGGGCAGTCTCATGCGGGTTCAATCTGTGATAATAATAACCCAGCTGCCCACGAAGGACATTCGTTCACCGTGCAAGGCACATCTCAAGGCAGCTTATCTTGTTTATTGACAATGTGTGCTTGTGCTCGCTCCCTACCACATGAATTTGGGGATCCAGAGGCTTCGTCGTTAACTTTTAAAGTTAGCAAACAAAGTAATGCTTTTTATTATAGGAGTGGGTCGGGGGTACCAGGGTTAGCACCCAGGTTCTGAGTTCTatccagctcctcactgggggactcCAGGCAGGTACCACCGAGTCACACTCCACCCTACCGACAGAGGCTGCTCTCCAGTTGGCttcatttttcagaagaaaacaactttcccctcatttttaaaaattgtgtctgTGCAGCACGTGTGCTGTATCCTCCGGAGCGAGAAGTGGGTGTGGGATCCCCGGGGACTGGTTACAGATGactgagctgccatttgggtgctctggaagagcagctggtgctctcaactgctgaaccatctccccagccccgttCTTTTTTGCCAAGCAGTCAATTGATAAAACTCAGACTGTACCATGATTCTTCCTCCTCGATCTGGCTGTGGCTTTAAGGCCCCGCTTGGCTTTTTGGAGTGAACCCCATGCAGTCCCTGTGGTCCGGCTGGGTTTGGCTGAGTTTAGTGAGCCCAGCTGGGGTACCAGCTCTCTtccaccctctccttctcccttcccagctggccttgaatttgaagcAATCCTCAGACTTCAGACTCTGGAACTCTGGGATGGCAGGCGTGCACCGCCAGGCCTGGCTTTGAGCTCCACTGGCATTAGGCGGTCACTTGTGTCTCGACTCGGGGTCAGAGGCGGGGTGTCCTCCTCGACTACTGTCCTCACCACTCCTGCCTCTGCAGGCTAACAGCCCCAGCGGCTCTGATTTTACCCAGCTTTTCTGGAAAcgctgagttcaaatcctgttCCCAGCCTTTCAGTGGTGGTGGCATTTTGCCCTCTAGTGGTCACAAGTGGACAGAGACTTAACAGCCAAAAGGCCCTCTAAATCTTAGGGAGGTTGTATGGTGGACAGAATCTTACCAAAATAATACACAAAGCAGTAAATTATGCACACAGGAAAGATCGGGGTGCCCTGATGCACGCTGGGAAGATCGGGGTGCCCTGATGCATACTGGGAATGTGAGACATTGGCAGTGATGGCAGAAGGATCGAGAACACAGGCACATAACACCCTGCctggaatacattttatttttaaatattggcaATAGACTTACAGGATGTCAAGTTATAAATATACAAGACACCACATACTAAAAACATCTTTCTACCACAGTTACCTCATTACTGCGCAGCCAGTGTTTCTCCATCAACAATTTACCCAGGATTTCAGGACTCATATATGTatgttctctcttatttttttttaaatatttatttatttattatgtatacaatattctgtctgtgtgtatgccagaagagggcaccagatctcattacagatggttgtgagccaccatgtggttgctgggaattgaactcaggacctttggaagagcaggcaatgcccttaactgctgagccatctctccagccccctctcttatttttttaaaaatatttattattgccgggcgatggtggcgcacgcctttaatcccagcactgggaggcagaggcaggcggatctctgggagttcgagaccagcctggtctacagagctagttccaggacaggctccaaagctacagagaaaccctgtctcgaaaaaccaaatatatatatatataatttatttatcatgtacacaATAGTCTGTCTGCgggtatgcctgcaggccagaagagcgcaccagacctcattacagatggttgtgagccaccatgtggttgctgggaattgaactgaggacctttggaagagcaggaagtgctcctaaccgctaagccatctctccagcccattctcttatttttgaaacagtcttttgttttgtttctcctgagacaaggtttctttgtgtagccttggttgtccttgagatagctctgtggaccaggcctgcctctgcctcccaagctctgggattaaagacatgagccagtCTTATGTAGCCAGGCTAGGCTAGtatttgcagcaatcctcctgcttcagctcctgagtgctaggatgaaagcATGGGCCACCAACCCAGGCTACCTGAGATGAGACACTTGGGGCTGCACAGGGGAGCAGAGGTTGCTCCCAGCAGCTCAACGAGGCTGTTCCACGCTGGAACTCAGGCTCCAGCGGCTCACACAGGTTATTAGGCCCTCCCCCAAGCCCCACACAcagaacaaacatttttaaaattaaaagataggAACTCTTGAACACTTTCTTAGTGTGTGCCCTTCCCcgcacaaaaagaaaaggaaaaaggaagctaCGTTTTACTTGGAGCTGGGGGTGTAGGTAGGCCTGTGTTACTTTTGAAGTAGTTCATGCAGGGCGGTGGtagcacgcgcctttaatcccagcactcgggaggcagagacaagcagatttctgagtttggggccagcctggtctacaagagctagttccaggtcaggctccaaggctacagagaaaccctgtctcaaaaaaccaaaaccaaagaaacaaaacaagttcagagggctggggagggggggataCAGAGGAAAGCTGGATACACTCAGGAAGTtgggattccttttttttttttttggtttttccaaacagggtttctctgtgtaatcccaGGTATCCTAggattcgctctgtagaccagagctggccttgaactcagagatccaccctgcctcacgagtgctgggattaagagtatGCGCCACCTGCTTGGGTCTGCAGGGTTGCTTGCAGTTAAGGGCACATAGGGGCAGTTCCACGCCTGGAGGGCTCTTCCGCTAGCTGGCCTGGGAATGTGCTATGCCCTGAGCCCACCCTTCCTGGGCAGTGCCCTTTGATCCTGACTGAGCCTGGAGGAGACTTGACAGGCTCCTGTCCCTGCTTAGAGTCAGTTTCCAGAAGCATAGGGCCCAGAACTGGAATGGCCCCTCCCCAAGCCCTCTCTTTCTGTACAGTGAGGCACCAGACATCAGTCGGTTCACAGGCAGGTTTATTAGGTCATAGCTCAGGCCTGCATCACTGGCCGGGACATTTCCGCCTGCAGCTTCACTCCTGAGCCTGCAAAGCCTGTCCCGCCctggaaaggaggagaagaagctgggggagccTGCTGGgctcctatgtagaccagggaaAAATAAGTCTCAGGGCAGGGGATGGAGGGGGCCCGGGACACAGGAGGGACTGCGGGGAGAAGTCCCAGGATGGAGGAAAGCACAGGAAAATGTGGAGGagctaaagaaaaacacaaggtgCTGTGGGACCCAAGCGTGTGTGAAGAGGGAAGTGGCGGGAGGAGGGTGAGGTGGAGGACTCCGCGGGGGTGACAGGTAcaaggtgggggcaggggctggggtgtgCACTGGCAACTCACCCGCTGCAGCACGATGATGTCACGCTCTGTCAGCGTGTCCCCATTCACGGGGTCCACCATGTCTTTCCGAATCAGTTTCTCCACACACTCCAGAGTGACCACAGCCCCAGAGGGCCGCAGCACTGCGCACGGTGTGGCGTTGCTCAAGCTGTCTCGGGTCACTGCACACACGTAGCGCTCACTGCGTGTGATGAGCCCCACGCGGTCCACGGACTCGTCCAGCTGCGTGAAGCGCACTGGCGTCAGGTCGGACATGCGCAGTGGCTTCCCAGACATTGGGCAGGTCACCGTGCGGGACTGCAGGCAGAGGAAGGGtcaacagagaaggaaggacaggggTCAACATGTAAGGGGAACGAGGGGCTGGGACACTGAGAGCTCACTGGTTTTTCCAGCTTCGTGGCCTTTGCCTCGGGCGTAAGGGAGGGAATCCAGAAGCTGGGCAGCACTTTATCCTTCTCGTTCCCTGGGGGACCCGTGCTGGGCCCTGGCTGCTCACCATCTGTGGAGAGAGAAGCTGGGGTACGCACCTCAGGAAGTCATCCCCTCAAGACCCCTGGCGAAGGATAGGTGTTCCCTGTCACCTGTGTTGGGTAAGGTGGCAGCCTTGGGCATGAAGGGGTTGAGGGGCCTGCTCACGATGGCTGCCTCCTTCTCCAGGAAGCCTCGAGCTTGGTCCTCGGCTGCTGCTCGCTGGagctgtctctgctcttccctgcGGGCTCCTCGCTGCTTCTCATAGGCCTAGGGGAAGAGGGCCTGGCTCAGCACCCACCAGCGGGAGGATGGAGCCCTGAGCAGCTCTGGCAGGGGCTGGCAACGGTCGCTGCT
The nucleotide sequence above comes from Microtus ochrogaster isolate Prairie Vole_2 unplaced genomic scaffold, MicOch1.0 UNK14, whole genome shotgun sequence. Encoded proteins:
- the Nosip gene encoding nitric oxide synthase-interacting protein isoform X2 yields the protein MTRHGKNCTAGAVYTYHEKKKDTAASGYGTQNIRLSRDAVKDFDCCCLSLQPCHDPVVTPDGYLYEREAILEYILHQKKEIARQMKAYEKQRGARREEQRQLQRAAAEDQARGFLEKEAAIVSRPLNPFMPKAATLPNTDGEQPGPSTGPPGNEKDKVLPSFWIPSLTPEAKATKLEKPLDESVDRVGLITRSERYVCAVTRDSLSNATPCAVLRPSGAVVTLECVEKLIRKDMVDPVNGDTLTERDIIVLQRGGTGFAGSGVKLQAEMSRPVMQA
- the Nosip gene encoding nitric oxide synthase-interacting protein isoform X1 is translated as MTRHGKNCTAGAVYTYHEKKKDTAASGYGTQNIRLSRDAVKDFDCCCLSLQPCHDPVVTPDGYLYEREAILEYILHQKKEIARQMKAYEKQRGARREEQRQLQRAAAEDQARGFLEKEAAIVSRPLNPFMPKAATLPNTDGEQPGPSTGPPGNEKDKVLPSFWIPSLTPEAKATKLEKPSRTVTCPMSGKPLRMSDLTPVRFTQLDESVDRVGLITRSERYVCAVTRDSLSNATPCAVLRPSGAVVTLECVEKLIRKDMVDPVNGDTLTERDIIVLQRGGTGFAGSGVKLQAEMSRPVMQA